The DNA region CAGGAAGTCCTTTATTGGAAGATCACCGAGAACAAAAGCCGAATCATTTGGATGAACATCCTTGGCATCCTCCTGTTCTTCGTTTTTGGGTTGATCTTTTCCGCCCTCGCTGACGGTCTGGGAAGAATGCCTTCGTCCATTGGATTTGGGCTGGGTGAAATCGGCATGATCCTGCTGGGAATCGTGCTGACCTTGGTGTTGCATGAGTTGGTACACGGCATGGTCATGCGCACATATGGAGCGACTCCCCAATACGGCGTGATATGGAAACAGATGATGTTCTATGCCACTGCGCCGGGGTTTGCTTTTCCCCGTAACGGTTATATCGGCATAGCGCTTGCGCCGCTCGTGTTCATCAGCATTCTGGTCGTTCTGGGGATGTGGGCATTGCAAGGAACGCTCTGGGTGGCGCTATTGACCATCTGCGGCACCCTCAACGCCAGCGGCGCAGTGGGAGACATGTGGATCACGTCCATTGTTCTCCGTTACCCAGTCACAGCCCGCATTGTGGATGAACGCGATGGAATCCGGGTATTTCTGCCGAAGTTGTAAGGAGGGTGATTACAAAGCCTACATTTGCCTACACGCAAATCCATTTTCTAAAAGCAGCTCCCTGCCGCGAAACGCAGCGACGAGACGTGGGTTAGAGTCGCTGTAATTCCATGCAATTCCATTTTATTCATTCAAGGAGTTCATCATGCGACAACGAAATTGGCGGTTGGTCATTACAGGTTTCATCTTCCTCGCGCTGGCGGCTGGATTTTTTCTCTTCATGACGCCCATGGCAAGGAGTTCCACGGACCCGGTGGAATTCATGCGGCTGATTGGACAAGTCTCCGGCGTGGTTGGCGGAGTAAGCGTCGCCCTCATCCTCTTCGGGTTGATCGGCAAAAAGGCGTAACGGAAATCAGCCATCCAAAATCAAATCCACACAAATCCCTCTGATTGTCAATCCGGAGGGATTTTTTGTTTTCCCCATCCTCCGCTTTATACCTGCTGCGTTATGTTGAATTCGAGAGAATCGCGTGCTAAGATGAAATTGAGAAGGAGATAATCCCATGTTGGCATCTGTTTCGCTTGTTCTTGGTATCCTGATTGCGGCAATCATTCTGACCGTCACTCGCCGCCCAACGTCAGGGATGGTCGATTCAGCGCCAAAGCCAACTCTGCTTGGATGGGTTGCATTGGGACTTGGTCTGATCGCAACAAAGGCATTGGTCCTTGGAATGTCGCTCTCGTCCCAACCCAATGATGCGGGTCTGGGAGCATTCCTGCTCTCCATTGCACTTGGTTTTGCCGCGGTGGTAATCAGTATTGGAGCCATCATAAGGCGCGAACTGCACTGGCTGACGTGGGTCGGGCTTGCCATTGGACTATTTCCCGCGATCTTCTGGATCATCTTTTTGTTTGGCAATATATTCGGCGGGGGATAATGGCGGAGATTCCCAGCGAAGAATCCCAAAAAGGATGTGTGAAATGAAAACGAAAACTGAACTTCCAGTGGATGTTCCCTGGTGGCGACGCATTCTCAAGCAGCCTGACACGAAGCTCGGCTGGTGGTCGCTCGGCTTGGCGGTTGTGTACATCATGCTTATGATTATCAACAGCGTGGTCTTCATGCGCCTGCCCGGAAATATCCCCTGGCGGACAACATTGCTCCCCTTCTACGGCATCTTCATGCTATTGTGCGGATTCGCCGCCGGAATCGTTGGTCTCACTGCAATGACCCGTCAACATGAGCGCTCATGGCTGGTGTGGTTGAGCATCCTGATCGGGCTGAACACCCTCATTTTTGTGCTCGGTGAGTTCCTGTTTCCGCATTAAAAACTGTGAATCCCCAGACCTGACAGATTTCATAGAATCTGTCAGGTCTTTTTATTTCGGGTGTATGATTGCCCCCATGTCAAAAAACCGTATCATTCTTGTTACAGCGGGGATCATGCTCAGCCTGTTCCTCGCTTCCATGGAAGCAACCGTCGTCGCCACCGCCATGCCGACCATCGTCGGTCAATTGGGCGGACTGGAACATTACTCGTGGGTCTTCTCGGCGTACATGCTGGCTTCGACCACCACTGTTCCGTTATACGGCAAACTCTCCGATATCTACGGGCGGCGGAAGTTGTATCTCTTCGCAATGACGCTCTTCCTCGTCGGCTCGGTATTGTGCGGGCAGGCTCAGACCATGACTCAACTCGTCCTTGCCCGCGCCCTGCAGGGACTCGGCGCAGGCGGCGTCATGCCGCTGGCGTTCATCCTGATCGGTGAGATGTTCACACTCGAACAACGCGCAAAAATGCAGGGGCTTTTCTCCGGCGTGTGGGGCGTTTCATCAGTGGCAGGTCCGCTGCTCGGCGGCTTCATCGTGGACAGCCTCTCATGGGAATGGGTGTTCTACGTCAACATCGTGCCGGGGCTGATCGCCGCGGCGTTGGTCGGGTTTGGGTGGAAGGACCAGATCCAACGTCAGGGCAGAGCCGTGGTGGATTATGCCGGAGCGATCCTGCTCTCCGCCGCAGTCGTCACGCTGTTGATCGGGCTGACCGGCACGGACTTCGGCTCATCCGCCAGCCTGACCCTGATCGGTGTCTCCATCGTTTTGTTCG from Anaerolineales bacterium includes:
- a CDS encoding DUF3267 domain-containing protein, whose translation is MNANLTSSLPEAYQEVLYWKITENKSRIIWMNILGILLFFVFGLIFSALADGLGRMPSSIGFGLGEIGMILLGIVLTLVLHELVHGMVMRTYGATPQYGVIWKQMMFYATAPGFAFPRNGYIGIALAPLVFISILVVLGMWALQGTLWVALLTICGTLNASGAVGDMWITSIVLRYPVTARIVDERDGIRVFLPKL